From a region of the Syngnathus scovelli strain Florida chromosome 19, RoL_Ssco_1.2, whole genome shotgun sequence genome:
- the kmt2ba gene encoding histone-lysine N-methyltransferase 2B isoform X5 gives MAASGGGLSSSAVALSGQTVARARFPGRPCASRVGRLRLGKRSKRGRLSSDDDESTDGRPRPVNIGLALSDDPALLRLLGVAEKHGRLGEAGFESSDEEESFDGFGTSTAQSSRRVKPPKAVQPPKSPPATRSRKIVSQGAKEETEEEEEEDGLIGTIVPQNSKENEGLIGTIVPWCSKKEWVDVKGRDMKEAPVEMLQEANDIKIALGEARQTEEAGTDENAGQEDKVKVTMPDAASSPRPAKRARLSAATLQRGLKKKLTKEVAASPEIGAEAGTQSGPEAAMPLEGRSSPSPPPHVLPEHRTIKRYHRKCVFGKRRKVKPALPATTASPKKKRIKHVFYAYVPEQHPAVTPELEPASAVEQRDSSAVTTARSARVIKTPKRFLDEAMVPFPKGHMSSWLKNTPKEDEKTSTSSQDSFYDVDGDAAPVADRSRPSAKLTARPILATSHLDFYKKLKRLTLKLAEKRGQSSARVENTATRQDDLNVHVKKKRRRRSKLTMEETNSPGVVRKLSVAVGSNPKTSSQTSPQDADNNDAVGGGEVGAVAAAPEVGVSGHRAVGLSGANRRMLHLLKKAKVQLIKIDQQKQFKLSQSSSGDTQVAVRGRRKRRANRAPKLCPQEQPLGGPRIKHVCRAAAVALGQPRAMVPDDIPRLSALPLHEREGITFSPTIEDVADDDEDEDISAESGAQWLVSQEPLEDQQKHWRRRGRRRGRNYRKRKILSRYKPGGVRSRRCGTCRGCLVDTDCAKCTNCRDKPKFGGPNKRRQCCIYRRCDRIEATKTERIVKQFTVRARQISAPLSSSDDGNWCAGESPKSLPLVPTKIRKHSLRDITPRSFSSLLKSESEEEAEEEGQAFKKEKMVSKQDIGHGLSARHDPAHEVVKQRRPFSKGGRPRAYKNAAEGSSHSAPVGFPSGFPQKGPLLDKTRIRVDFKEDCAIQNVWLMGGLSVLTSVPSTPQPVCLLCASKGRHEMIFCQICCEPFHNFCLSAEEQPLAGNKENWCCRRCKFCHVCGRRSKLSKPVLQCKRCQTSYHPSCLGPTYPKPMNCSLPWLCMTCIRCKSCGVTPGKSWDVAWNHAENFCPDCTVLYEKGDFCTVCSKCYDDDSSQREQMIHCSRCKHWVHHTCEGLSEELKGLLSSRPQDAVFTCSPCRRHTGEDESLRDHLQSQLLLGLREVLAGLLASDATQHLALCQSCQETNNLVEEQTPACDLQAMDEKLKGGNYTSIKAFHADVVSVMRKWLKEEDDEKAIAQAREHYAKLMVQVFPWLPAHHQNKLRSFSEDLPSSMLPEAVIPPSKEHSYAQWTQRTYQPRESKGTQAGKGAMKDVEAVKDSRQCVLCQHHGDSAPRDEGRLLYLGQNEWAHINCCIWSAEVSENNGALHQVHTAVYRGRHLRCDRCGLSGATVGCCLSTCQSNFHFMCARAHDCVFQRDRKVYCYKHTDLVSAAVVSGDGFEVSRRVYVDFEGITLKRKFLTGLEPESINMTIGSLQIQKLGVLSEISSNGRMLYPVGYQCSRLYWSTVDPRRHCKYTCKVTEVSGPLPGEEQELLMKYDQEENQTIVHSPNLHRDMERLDTLSATSSPHSSATPSPNSKLHNSPYKHHSYSQTRRPAGGTSRPLPSPGSAASKSHHIFTLRDLENTQRRRRLSSRSRCSSSPTGSPIQSCCAPPPRSSNFSPSSPPLSRQNSLSPGWGSPPRPMSAGFSPRHGSPRGRHAFKITTPVSAEVPQDFLESSETEDAAVATTNGISLAPNNTDGHLELPYTVFDADTEVAVASVLNAFDETLLSDNMLPGGRLDAEIPEADSEDEDHSVQLTRTVVCEAAGGAQTSALPSTPSISQLDGADDGSESDCSEEAGDAGSGSAPIHTDDNSPTKQLTVALKRLDSSHEVEQGTSTAGDFSVDQPAPVFLDAFDMVQSEEVLMDGDTSAKAVFLEGTAGSSDANNDVGLMSTSNTQADENDNASSTDSTEGFKDDANDPDYSPEPKNLPVKRVLVKKIRNTAKMKSFLPESVVPQQQQQPPKVKVLLPSRSVQLVTSVAPNAVASPILFNGVNALNVQPAVMRGKTVAIRLDKPVASQQPTQLMIPTSAAAPSVAPTPQVLLVNSEGQILLKNPRTNTYQTLNTSSPTYSKISQIAKMLHKGNALKRPIPRVTIKPSTGTQLASVPTTPAPNHKIIYRVVPIKRMTSPPPAVTVQRNPASILSEAETAQAIMNRSMESQAEPPRTKPIILLGTGGKPAVPPQCQDAHQKISHESAGGAAVSPSVRISVPTYNPQMTSAPKVRVKLPSTIAYRRKKAKMDILKEPSGDHGYHQEYGTQRKTDVADKDSTSCNVNISGGRRRLLASQEGYPKIKIQPGKDVPDVDKENLRITAPALPMSPRTPNVESASSWAGSHKWVSARHGDLSDWAPLAGCSSEDEAPLPKNKKRSYMNQPHLRFEITSDDGFSVKANSMEVAWRAVIDGVQEARAAFRLGQFPLGGMSGPRVLGVVHDAVIFLLEQLRGAGDCKSHRFRFHRCSDIEEELPLNPSGCARGEVYMRKSTFDMFDFLASQHRAPPDSLGPYDEEDDEFPLKSSRRATSSELPMAMRFRHLEKTSKEAVGVYRSLIHGRGLFCKRIIEAGEMVIEYAGTVIRSVLTDKREKYYDGKGIGCYMFRIDDFDVVDATMQGNAARFINHSCEPNCYSRVINVDGRKHIVIFALRKIYRGEELTYDYKFPIEDDESKLRCNCAARRCRRYLN, from the exons ATGGCGGCTTCGGGTGGCGGATTGTCGTCGTCCGCGGtggctttgagcggccaaacggtcgCCCGAGCTCGCTTCCCGGGCCGCCCTTGCGCGAGCCGTGTCGGCCGGTTACGGCTGGGCAAGCGAAGCAAACGCGGAAGGCTGAGCTCGGACGACGACGAGTCGACGGATGGAAGGCCGAGGCCCGTAAACATCGGCCTCGCGTTGAGCGACGACCCGGCCTTGCTGCGCCTGCTCGGCGTGGCCGAGAAGCATGGACGGCTGGGGGAAGCGGGCTTCGAGTCGAGCGATGAG gagGAAAGCTTTGATGGTTTTGGCACAAGCACGGCTCAGTCATCCAGGAGAGTGAAACCTCCCAAAGCTGTTCAACCTCCCAAATCACCTCCTGCCACCAGATCTAGGAAGATTGTATCGCAAGGCGCCAAAGAAGaaacggaagaagaagaagaagaagacgggCTGATCGGCACAATTGTGCCACAAAACTCCAAAGAAAACGAAGGTTTGATTGGGACGATCGTACCGTGGTGCTCTAAGAAAGAATGGGTGGACGTTAAAGGTAGAGATATGAAAGAGGCTCCAGTGGAGATGTTGCAAGAAGCAAATGACATTAAGATTGCTCTCGGTGAAGCGAGACAAACTGAGGAAGCGGGAACAGACGAGAATGCGGGGCAGGAGGATAAAGTCAAGGTCACAATGCCAGACGCCGCCTCATCGCCTCGGCCCGCCAAGCGCGCCAGGCTGTCGGCGGCGACCCTGCAGCGCGGCCTGAAGAAAAAATTGACGAAGGAAGTGGCCGCGTCCCCGGAGATCGGTGCGGAGGCGGGCACCCAGAGCGGTCCGGAGGCAGCCATGCCTCTGGAAGGGAGGTCGTCTCCGTCTCCTCCACCCCATGTGCTACCTGAGCATCGTACCATCAAGCGATACCATCGCAAGTGCGTATTTGGCAAGCGGAGGAAGGTTAAACCCGCCTTGCCCGCTACCACCGCCAGCCCCAAAAAGAAGCGCATCAAACATGTGTTCTATGCGTACGTCCCCGAGCAACATCCTGCTGTCACGCCTGAACTCGAACCTGCTTCAGCAGTGGAGCAGCGCGACTCCTCAGCTGTGACCACCGCACGCTCAGCCCGCGTCATCAAGACGCCCAAGAGGTTCTTGGATGAAGCCATGGTGCCCTTCCCGAAAGGCCACATGTCTTCCTGGCTCAAGAACACACCCAAAGAAGACGAGAAGACCAGCACATCCTCTCAAGACTCTTTTTACGATGTGGACGGGGACGCCGCGCCCGTGGCTGACAGGTCACGTCCATCGGCGAAGCTCACCGCACGACCGATTCTTGCCACCAGTCACCTGGACTTCTACAAGAAACTCAAGCGGCTCACCTTGAAGCTGGCAGAGAAGAGAGGCCAGTCCTCCGCACGGGTTGAAAACACCGCCACTCGTCAGGACGATTTGAACGTGCACGTCAAGAAGAAGAGGCGACGCAGGTCCAAACTCACCATGGAGGAAACGAACTCGCCTGGCGTGGTGAGGAAGCTCTCCGTAGCTGTCGGCAGCAATCCCAAGACGTCTTCGCAAACATCTCCGCAAGACGCCGACAACAATG ATGCAGTGGGCGGCGGTGAGGTTGGCGCTGTGGCGGCGGCCCCCGAGGTGGGCGTGTCCGGGCACCGTGCGGTGGGCCTGAGCGGAGCCAACAGGAGGATGCTGCACCTGCTGAAGAAAGCCAAAGTGCAGCTCATCAAGATCGACCAGCAGAAGCAGTTCAAGTTGTCGCAG TCGAGCTCCGGCGACACTCAGGTGGCGGTGAGGGGACGGAGGAAAAGGAGAGCCAACCGCGCACCTAAACTGTGTCCTCAG GAGCAACCTCTGGGCGGTCCTAGGATCAAGCACGTTTGCCGGGCGGCGGCGGTTGCCCTGGGTCAGCCGCGGGCGATGGTGCCTGACGACATCCCCCGACTCAGTGCCCTACCGCTGCACGAGAGGGAGGGGATCACCTTCTCCCCCACAATTGAAG ATGTCGCAGATGACGACGAGGACGAGGACATCTCAGCGGAGAGCGGGGCTCAGTGGCTCGTCTCCCAGGAACCCCTGGAGGATCAGCAGAAACATTGGCGGCGGCGCGGGCGGCGGCGAGGCCGCAATTACAGAAAGCGCAAAATCTTGAGCCGCTACAAGCCCGGCGGCGTGCGTTCCCGGCGCTGCGGCACGTGTCGAGGCTGCCTGGTGGACACGGACTGCGCCAAGTGTACCAACTGTCGCGACAAGCCCAAGTTTGGCGGGCCCAACAAGAGGCGGCAATGTTGCAT ATACAGGAGGTGCGATAGAATTGAAGCAACCAAGACGGAGCGCATTGTCAAACAATTTACAG TCCGCGCCCGGCAGATTTCAGCACCGTTGTCAAGCAGCGACGACGGCAACTGGTGCGCCGGGGAGtcgcccaagtcgctgcccttaGTGCCGACCAAAATTCGAAAGCATTCCTTGCGTGATATCACGCCACGTTCCTTCAGCAGCCTGCTCAAATCCGAGTcggaagaagaggcagaggaagagggacaagcatttaaaaaagagaaaatggtCTCCAAGCAAG ATATCGGACATGGACTGTCCGCACGTCATGACCCTGCTCATGAGGTGGTGAAGCAACGGCGGCCATTTTCCAAAGGAGGCAGACCAAGAGCCTACAAG AATGCCGCAGAGGGTTCGTCGCACAGCGCCCCTGTGGGGTTTCCTAGCGGATTTCCCCAGAAGGGCCCGCTGCTTGACAAGACAAGGATCCGTGTGGATTTTAAG GAGGATTGCGCAATTCAAAACGTGTGGCTAATGGGTGGCCTCAGCGTCCTCACGTCTGTCCCCAGCACACCTCAGCCCGTCTGTCTGCTATGTGCCAGCAAAGGTCGTCATGAG ATGATCTTCTGCCAGATATGCTGCGAGCCCTTCCACAACTTCTGCCTCTCGGCCGAGGAGCAGCCCCTGGCGGGGAACAAGGAGAACTGGTGCTGCCGACGCTGCAAGTTCTGCCACGTGTGTGGGCGCAGAAGCAAGCTGTCCAAG CCTGTGTTGCAATGCAAGAGATGCCAAACCTCCTACCATCCTTCCTGCTTGGGACCAACATACCCCAAACCAATGAACTGCAGTCTACCCTGG cTCTGCATGACTTGCATCCGCTGCAAAAGCTGCGGGGTGACGCCCGGAAAATCCTGGGACGTGGCTTGGAACCACGCCGAGAACTTCTGCCCCGACTGCACCGTTCTTTACGAAAAAG GCGACTTCTGCACCGTGTGCAGCAAGTGCTACGACGACGACAGCAGCCAGCGGGAGCAGATGATTCATTGTTCAAGATGCAAGCACTGGGTGCATCACACCTGTGAGGGTCTCTCAG AGGAGCTCAAGGGGTTGCTGTCGAGCCGACCCCAAGACGCCGTCTTCACCTGCTCCCCGTGCCGTCGCCATACCGGTGAGGACGAAAGCCTAAGGGACCATCTGCAAAGCCAACTGCTGCTCGGCCTGCGGGAGGTGCTGGCCGGGCTCCTCGCCTCCGACGCCACTCAGCATCTCGCGCTCTGCCAATCG TGTCAGGAAACAAACAACTTAGTCGAGGAACAGACACCAGCGTGTGATCTCCAAGCCATGGACGAGAAGTTAAAAGGGGGCAATTACACATCTATT AAAGCATTCCATGCCGATGTCGTTTCTGTGATGAGAAAGTGGCTGAAGGAGGAAGACGATGAAAAAGCCATTGCTCAGGCCAGGGAGCACTACGCCAAA TTGATGGTGCAAGTCTTCCCCTGGCTTCCTGCGCACCACCAAAATAAGTTGAGGTCATTCTCCGAGGACCTGCCAAG CAGCATGCTCCCCGAAGCTGTAATCCCGCCTTCGAAGGAGCACAGCTATGCGCAGTGGACGCAGAGGACGTACCAGCCTCGGGAGAGCAAGGGCACGCAGGCGGGGAAAG GTGCGATGAAGGATGTGGAAGCCGTCAAAGACAGCCGACAGTGTGTTTTGTGTCAACACCATGGTGACTCTGCtcccaga GATGAAGGACGACTGCTGTATTTAGGCCAGAACGAGTGGGCCCACATTAACTGCTGCATCTGGTCGGCCGAAGTTTCTGAGAACAACGGCGCCCTACATCAAGTACACACTGCTGTCTACAGGGGGCGCCACTTG CGTTGCGACCGCTGTGGGCTGTCGGGGGCCACGGTGGGCTGCTGCCTCTCCACCTGCCAGAGTAACTTCCACTTCATGTGCGCGCGAGCCCACGATTGTGTGTTCCAGCGGGACCGGAAGGTCTACTGCTACAAACACACGGATCTCGTCAGTGCGGCG GTTGTGTCCGGGGATGGATTTGAAGTTTCGCGGCGAGTCTACGTCGACTTTGAAGGGATCACGCTGAAGAGGAAGTTCCTCACAGGCCTCGAGCCTGAATCCATCAATATGACCATCG GGTCTCTGCAAATCCAGAAACTCGGCGTGCTGTCAGAAATCTCATCCAACGGGAGGATGTTATACCCTGTCGGATACCA GTGCTCTCGTTTATACTGGAGCACTGTGGATCCGCGTCGCCACTGCAAGTACACCTGTAAGGTGACAGAAGTCAGCGGCCCCCTGCCCGGCGAGGAACAGGAGCTCCTCATGAAGTATGATCAAGAGGAGAATCAAACCATCGTCCACAGTCCCAACTTGCACAGGG ATATGGAGAGACTGGACACTTTAAGCGCCACGTCAAGCCCACATTCATCTGCTACTCCATCGCCCAACTCCAAATTGCACAATTCGCCATACAAGCACCACAGCTACTCGCAGACCAGGAGGCCCGCGGGGGGGACTTCCCGACCCCTCCCGTCTCCAG GTTCGGCGGCTTCCAAATCGCATCATATTTTCACTCTGCGGGACCTGGAGAACACTCAGCGCCGCCGAAGGCTTTCATCCAGGAGCCGCTGCAGCTCCTCCCCGACTGGCAGCCCCATCCAGTCCTGCTGCGCTCCCCCGCCGAGGTCTTCCAACTTTTCGCCGAGCTCTCCTCCCTTATCGCGACAGAACTCCCTCTCGCCCGGCTGGGGCTCGCCGCCTCGACCCATGTCCGCCGGGTTTTCGCCTCGCCACGGCTCCCCCAGGGGAAGGCACGCGTTCAAGATCACCACTCCCGTGTCTGCTGAGGTTCCCCAAGATTTCTTGGAATCgtccgagacggaggacgcggccGTGGCGACGACAAACGGCATCTCGCTAGCCCCCAATAACACAGATGGACACTTGGAGCTGCCTTACACCGTGTTTGACGCTGACACCGAGGTTGCAGTGGCTTCGGTTCTCAACGCTTTTGACGAGACCCTGCTGAGCGATAACATGTTGCCGGGCGGCCGGCTGGATGCGGAGATCCCGGAAGCAGACTCCGAAGATGAAGACCACAGTGTTCAACTTACCCGCACCGTCGTGTGCGAGGCAGCTGGTGGCGCGCAGACATCAGCCCTGCCCTCCACGCCCTCCATTTCGCAGTTGGACGGCGCCGACGACGGCTCCGAGAGCGACTGCAGCGAGGAGGCCGGCGACGCGGGAAGCGGCAGCGCTCCCATTCACACCGACGACAACTCGCCCACAAAGCAGCTGACGGTCGCTCTCAAGAGGTTGGATTCCAGCCACGAGGTAGAGCAAGGTACGAGCACGGCGGGCGACTTCTCAGTAGACCAGCCAGCCCCTGTTTTCCTCGACGCTTTCGACATGGTGCAAAGCGAGGAGGTGCTGATGGATGGCGACACATCTGCCAAGGCCGTTTTTCTAGAAGGTACCGCCGGGAGTTCCGATGCCAACAACGACGTCGGTTTGATGTCTACGAGTAACACGCAAGCCGATGAAAATGACAATGCGTCATCCACAGACTCCACGGAAGGCTTCAAAGATGACGCTAATGACCCGGACTACTCTCCCGAGCCGAAAAACTTGCCAGTAAAAAGAGTCCTTGTCAAAAAAATCCGCAACACTGCCAAAATGAAGTCCTTTTTGCCAGAGAGCGTCGtccctcagcagcagcagcagccgccgaaAGTCAAGGTGCTGCTGCCCTCCAGGTCGGTCCAGCTTGTGACCTCCGTCGCCCCGAACGCTGTCGCCTCGCCCATTCTCTTCAACGGGGTGAACGCCTTAAACGTCCAACCCGCCGTCATGCGAGGCAAAACCGTCGCCATCCGCTTGGACAAGCCCGTCGCGTCACAGCAACCCACCCAGCTGATGATTCCCACTTCGGCTGCAGCCCCCAGTGTCGCGCCGACCCCTCAGGTGCTCTTAGTCAACAGTGAAGGTCAGATCCTGCTGAAGAACCCCAGAACCAACACGTATCAAACGCTCAACACAAGTTCTCCCACTTACAGCAAGATAAGCCAAATTGCCAAAATGCTCCACAAGGGCAACGCCTTGAAGCGACCTATCCCTCGCGTTACGATCAAACCTAGCACTGGCACCCAGCTCGCCAGCGTCCCCACCACACCGGCGCCCAACCACAAAATCATCTACCGAGTGGTGCCCATTAAACGCATGACCAGCCCCCCGCCGGCCGTCACCGTGCAGCGTAATCCCGCCTCGATTTTGTCGGAAGCCGAAACGGCTCAAGCGATTATGAACAGATCCATGGAATCCCAGGCTGAGCCCCCAAGGACCAAGCCCATCATCCTCCTTGGCACGGGTGGCAAACCTGCAGTACCTCCTCAATGCCAAGACGCCCACCAGAAGATCAGCCATGAGTCAGCCGGCGGAGCCGCAGTGTCCCCAAGTGTCCGTATCAGCGTGCCAACTTACAACCCACAGATGACAAGTGCGCCGAAAGTGCGTGTCAAGCTCCCTAGCACCATCGCTTACAGAAGAAAAAAGGCCAAGATGGACATCCTGAAGGAGCCTTCCGGTGATCACGGGTATCATCAGGAATACGG AACCCAGCGAAAGACGGACGTTGCAGATAAAGACTCCACATCCTGCAACGTGAACATTAGCGGCGGACGGCGACGGTTGCTTGCAAGCCAAGAAGG ATATCCCAAAATTAAAATCCAGCCTGGAAAAGATGTTCCCGATGTGGACAAGGAGAATTTGAGAATTACGGCACCAGCGCTGCCAATGTCCCCAAG GACTCCGAATGTGGAGAGTGCGAGCAGTTGGGCCGGATCACACAAGTGGGTCAGCGCTCGCCATGGAGATCTGTCCGATTGGGCCCCCCTTGCAG gttgcaGTTCTGAGGACGAGGCCCCTTTgcccaaaaacaaaaagaggaGCTACATGAACCAGCCTCACCTGCGTTTTGAAATCACCAGCGATGACGGCTTTAGCGTCAAAGCTAACAGCATGGAGG TGGCTTGGCGTGCCGTGATCGACGGCGTCCAAGAAGCGCGGGCGGCCTTCCGCCTCGGGCAGTTTCCCCTGGGCGGCATGAGCGGGCCGCGGGTGCTTGGCGTGGTGCACGACGCCGTCATCTTCCTGCTGGAGCAGCTGCGCGGCGCCGGCGACTGCAAGAGCCACCGCTTCCGCTTCCACCGCTGCAGCGACATCGAGGAGGAGTTACCGCTCAACCCCAGCGGCTGCGCCCGCGGCGAAGTCTACATGCG GAAATCGACGTTCGACATGTTCGACTTCCTGGCGTCTCAGCACCGAGCGCCCCCCGACTCGCTCGGCCCCTATgacgaggaggacgacgagTTCCCGCTCAAGTCGTCCAG GCGTGCCACCAGCAGTGAGCTTCCCATGGCCATGAGATTTCGCCACCTGGAAAAAACATCCAAGGAAGCCGTCGGCGTTTACCG GTCTCTCATTCACGGCCGAGGACTTTTCTGCAAGAGGATCATCGAAGCGGGAGAAATGGTCATCGAGTACGCCGGCACCGTTATCCGCTCAGTGCTGACGGATAAGCGGGAGAAATATTATGACGGCAAA GGCATCGGCTGCTACATGTTCCGCATCGACGACTTTGACGTGGTGGACGCCACCATGCAGGGCAACGCGGCGCGCTTCATCAACCACTCGTGCGAGCCCAACTGCTACTCGCGCGTCATCAACGTGGACGGCCGCAAGCACATCGTCATCTTCGCGCTGCGCAAGATCTACCGCGGCGAGGAGCTCACCTACGACTACAAGTTCCCCATCGAGGACGACGAGAGCAAGCTGCGTTGCAACTGCGCCGCCCGACGCTGCCGTCGCTACCTTAACTAG